The Henckelia pumila isolate YLH828 chromosome 2, ASM3356847v2, whole genome shotgun sequence genome includes a window with the following:
- the LOC140882220 gene encoding cysteine and histidine-rich domain-containing protein RAR1 isoform X2, whose translation MSPDVCHASTGGPSLNQGPKFHDGMKEWSCCKKRSHDFSLFLALPGCKAGKHTTEKPAKVVVTPKQPLYQTSATVASSSKDSCSRCRQGFFCSDHGSQARPSNPKVSNSVLDAPSESNRTLQDAQPPEPKKIVDINQPQICKNKGCGKTFKEKDNHDEACSYHPGPAVFHDRMRGWNCCDVHVKEFDEFMSIPPCAKGWHNA comes from the exons ATGTCTCCTGATGTATGTCATGCTTCAACTGGGGGTCCGTCTCTAAACCAGGGT CCAAAATTCCATGATGGGATGAAAGAGTGGAGCTGTTGTAAGAAAAGGAGTCACGATTTTAGTCTATTTCTAGCGCTTCCGGG TTGCAAGGCAGGAAAGCACACAACTGAGAAACCGGCAAAGGTAGTTGTAACTCCAAAGCAACCACTTTATCAAACAAGTGCCACAGTCGCTTCATCATCAAAAGATTCTTGTTCAAGGTGCCGCCAAGGATTTTTCTGCTCCGACCATG GTTCACAAGCCCGACCGTCGAACCCAAAAGTATCCAATTCTGTGCTAGATGCTCCTAGTGAAAGTAATAGAACGTTGCAGGATGCCCAACCCCCTGAACCAAAGAAAATTGTTGACATAAATCAACCCCAGATTTGTAAAAACAAAGGATGTGGTAAAACTTTTAAAGAGAAGGATAATCATGATGAAGCCTGCAGTTACCATCCAGGACCAGCAGTTTTTCATGACCGAATGAGAGGG TGGAATTGCTGTGATGTTCACGTTAAAGAATTCGACGAATTTATGAGCATACCACCATGTGCCAAAGGATGGCACAACGCGTAA